One window of Microtus pennsylvanicus isolate mMicPen1 chromosome X, mMicPen1.hap1, whole genome shotgun sequence genomic DNA carries:
- the Morf4l2 gene encoding mortality factor 4-like protein 2 yields MSSRKQTSQTRGQQSAEEDNFKKPTRGNMQRSKMRGAASGKKSAGSQPKNLEPALPGRWGGRSAENPPSGSVRKTRKNKQKAPGNGDGGSTSEMPQPPRKKRARADPTVESEEAFKNRMEVKVKIPEELKPWLVEDWDLVTRQKQLFQLPAKKNVDAILEEYANCKRSQGNVDNKEYAVNEVVGGIKEYFNVMLGTQLLYKFERPQYAEILLAHPDAPMSQIYGAPHLLRLFVRIGAMLAYTPLDEKSLALLLGYLHDFLKYLAKNSASLFSASDYKVASAEYHRKAL; encoded by the coding sequence ATGAGTTCCAGAAAGCAGACTTCTCAAACTCGTGGACAACAATCTGCTGAAGAAGACAACTTTAAGAAGCCAACTCGAGGCAACATGCAGAGAAGTAAGATGAGGGGAGCTGCCTCCGGAAAGAAGTCAGCTGGTTCCCAGCCAAAGAATCTTGAACCAGCCCTCCCAGGAAGATGGGGCGGTCGCTCTGCTGAGAACCCCCCTTCTGGTTCTGTGCGGAAGACACGCAAGAACAAGCAGAAAGCTCCTGGTAACGGCGATGGCGGCAGCACCAGCGAAATGCCCCAGCCCCCACGCAAGAAGAGGGCACGGGCTGACCCCACTGTGGAGAGTGAGGAGGCATTTAAGAATAGAATGGAGGTGAAAGTGAAGATTCCTGAAGAATTAAAACCATGGCTGGTGGAGGACTGGGACTTGGTTACTCGGCAGAAGCAGTTGTTCCAGCTCCCTGCTAAAAAGAATGTGGATGCCATTCTTGAGGAGTATGCCAATTGTAAGAGATCGCAGGGAAATGTTGATAATAAGGAGTATGCAGTGAATGAGGTGGTGGGAGGGATAAAAGAGTACTTCAATGTGATGCTAGGCACTCAGCTGCTCTACAAGTTTGAGAGGCCTCAATATGCTGAAATCCTTCTGGCTCACCCCGATGCGCCAATGTCGCAGATCTATGGGGCACCACACCTGCTGAGATTATTTGTGAGAATTGGGGCAATGTTGGCTTATACGCCCCTTGATGAGAAAAGCCTTGCATTACTGTTGGGCTATTTGCATGATTTCCTTAAGTATCTGGCAAAgaattctgcctctctcttttctgcCAGTGATTACAAAGTGGCTTCTGCTGAGTATCATCGCAAAGCCCTGTGA